From Oscillatoria sp. FACHB-1406, a single genomic window includes:
- a CDS encoding DUF3119 family protein: MTAVQSPQSSQQTIELAPSYTLPLVLILGAIPLGFVQAWVSLAIAVFGVFLLFQALTIRLQFTPTALDIYRSGKLIRNFPYSQWENWRIFWEPVPILFYFKEVKSIHFLPMLFDPKMLKICLEPLPRI; the protein is encoded by the coding sequence ATGACTGCCGTTCAATCTCCCCAATCTAGCCAACAAACCATCGAACTCGCTCCCAGCTATACCTTGCCGCTCGTTCTTATTTTAGGGGCAATTCCTTTGGGGTTCGTCCAAGCTTGGGTTAGTCTCGCGATCGCGGTGTTTGGCGTATTCCTTCTTTTTCAAGCCCTAACCATTCGCCTGCAATTTACTCCGACAGCACTCGATATTTATCGTTCGGGAAAGTTGATTCGGAATTTTCCTTATTCGCAATGGGAAAACTGGAGAATTTTTTGGGAACCCGTCCCGATTCTGTTTTACTTTAAAGAAGTCAAAAGTATTCATTTTCTGCCCATGTTATTTGACCCTAAAATGCTAAAAATTTGTTTGGAACCCCTCCCTAGAATATAA
- a CDS encoding HEAT repeat domain-containing protein encodes MNEEDDLSLLDDFESEFESPLDDMPPVEAESQPAPNPELMLALLTSSDRQQRAIAARAFSEIEDERAIPHLIDLLKDACPMTRVSAAYGLGRNPSPTAVEPLIEQLGIDWNGYARKGIVCALGNCNDRRVLPPLINALIRDIPAVRLWAATALARAAHLTYEDMIKVIPPLIVALRRDPIAAVRSNCAWALGQLCRELPSNAIYGTAIDALLEALVEDDDMGVTEDARAALLKVGDPRGLQTIEELEREGMI; translated from the coding sequence ATGAACGAAGAAGACGATCTCAGCCTACTCGATGACTTTGAAAGCGAATTTGAAAGTCCTCTCGATGATATGCCCCCCGTAGAGGCCGAGTCACAACCTGCGCCCAATCCCGAGTTGATGCTAGCTTTATTAACCTCCAGCGATCGCCAACAGCGTGCGATCGCGGCGAGGGCTTTTAGCGAAATTGAGGACGAACGGGCGATTCCCCACCTCATTGACTTGCTTAAAGATGCTTGCCCGATGACGCGCGTCAGTGCGGCTTACGGACTCGGACGCAATCCTTCCCCCACGGCTGTCGAACCGTTGATCGAGCAACTCGGCATCGATTGGAACGGATATGCGCGCAAAGGGATTGTCTGCGCCCTCGGTAACTGCAACGATCGCCGCGTTCTCCCCCCCTTAATTAATGCTTTGATCCGCGATATCCCAGCGGTTCGCCTTTGGGCGGCTACGGCACTCGCCCGAGCGGCGCATCTGACTTACGAAGATATGATTAAAGTCATTCCTCCTTTGATTGTCGCATTGCGTCGGGATCCGATCGCAGCAGTCCGCAGCAATTGCGCTTGGGCGCTCGGGCAACTCTGTCGCGAACTTCCTTCTAATGCGATTTATGGAACCGCGATCGACGCATTACTCGAAGCGCTTGTCGAAGATGATGATATGGGTGTGACGGAAGATGCAAGAGCGGCTTTACTGAAGGTGGGCGATCCTCGTGGGTTGCAAACGATTGAAGAGTTGGAACGCGAAGGGATGATTTGA
- a CDS encoding protein-glutamate O-methyltransferase CheR, with the protein MPGLRSKAIAQDSKTAKYDSMPRNAVLTGLVDYVLPVEEIPAKLIEYARHRAGLQANMGKDGILSQTTDYLSQICSLLRRQLGHDFSNYKQGTLVRRIQRRIQITQNTSVAAYVQYLKTNTQEVNLLFKDLLIGVTHFLRDPEAFDALQHSAIAPLVEQSSSDKSIRIWVAGCSSGEEAYSIAMLISEEMERQNVRPQVQIFATDIDEKALEQARHARYPASLVEHTIPERLERFFIKQNGIYQVVKHLREMCIFSQQSLISDPPFSRLDLISCRNLLIYFDSELQKRLIPLFHYALKPEGFLFLGSSENLFEYNDLFQVVSKTHRLFRRKQPMILPQVDFPLVDRSLYRQASQFAPKTVVGQQSQVTQSIERILLQDYAPACVIVNDRDEIIYYFGRTGKYLEPPQGLPNNLEQMRLLLKLKPP; encoded by the coding sequence ATGCCAGGGTTGAGGTCGAAGGCGATCGCTCAAGACAGCAAAACGGCAAAATACGACAGTATGCCTCGCAATGCCGTATTGACCGGGCTAGTAGACTATGTGCTGCCCGTCGAAGAAATTCCCGCCAAGCTGATTGAGTATGCCCGTCATCGGGCTGGACTGCAAGCCAATATGGGTAAAGATGGTATATTGTCGCAGACCACCGATTATTTGAGTCAAATTTGCTCGTTGTTGCGGCGGCAACTCGGACATGATTTCAGCAATTACAAACAGGGAACTCTGGTGCGTCGGATTCAGCGTCGCATCCAAATTACGCAAAACACTTCAGTAGCAGCCTACGTCCAATATCTCAAAACTAACACTCAGGAAGTTAACCTGCTGTTTAAAGATCTGCTGATTGGGGTAACGCATTTCTTGCGCGATCCGGAGGCCTTTGATGCACTCCAGCATAGCGCGATCGCGCCCCTGGTAGAGCAGAGCAGTTCTGACAAATCAATTCGTATTTGGGTAGCTGGGTGTTCTTCGGGTGAAGAAGCCTATTCAATCGCAATGCTGATCTCCGAAGAAATGGAGCGGCAGAATGTGCGACCGCAAGTTCAAATCTTTGCGACAGATATTGACGAAAAAGCGTTAGAACAAGCTCGCCACGCGCGCTATCCCGCTAGTCTGGTCGAGCACACGATCCCCGAGCGGTTAGAGCGCTTCTTTATCAAACAAAATGGAATTTATCAAGTTGTCAAACATTTGCGAGAGATGTGTATTTTTTCGCAGCAAAGTTTGATTAGCGATCCGCCTTTTTCCCGACTCGATTTGATTTCTTGTCGTAACTTACTGATTTACTTTGATTCAGAGTTGCAAAAGCGATTAATTCCTTTGTTTCACTATGCCTTGAAACCCGAGGGTTTCCTGTTCTTGGGCAGTTCTGAAAATCTGTTTGAATACAACGATCTATTCCAAGTTGTTAGTAAAACTCACCGTTTGTTTCGGCGCAAACAGCCGATGATTTTGCCGCAAGTTGATTTTCCTCTGGTCGATCGCAGTTTGTATCGTCAAGCTTCGCAGTTCGCGCCTAAAACCGTTGTCGGTCAACAGTCGCAAGTGACTCAATCGATCGAACGCATCCTGCTGCAAGACTATGCGCCTGCCTGCGTAATTGTGAACGATCGAGACGAAATTATTTACTATTTTGGTCGGACTGGAAAATATTTAGAGCCTCCCCAAGGATTGCCAAACAACCTAGAGCAAATGCGCTTACTTCTCAAGCTGAAGCCACCCTAA
- a CDS encoding PAS domain-containing protein encodes MNEEFQSSNEELQTSKEEMQSINEELEIVNAELRNKVEELDTANNDIQNLFKSTQIATIFLDSILRIKRFTPDATRLFHLIGTDIGRPITDISIASDIELNIAAEVREVLRTLIPSEYEVQLGERNTVYKMRILPYRTLENAIDGVVLTFVDVTNLRQARDRAERWAHRQSAIAELGSYALQENNAAAICERTTQIVCQTLKSNLCSLFVLQADSPDELLLQSGSGWPAESIGSVRMSASNSHAGYTLAVKHPVSVEDFARESRFTESEALRQHNIVSGISAIIYGSVDILTGLKPR; translated from the coding sequence ATGAACGAGGAATTCCAATCTTCAAATGAAGAACTGCAAACGTCTAAAGAAGAAATGCAGTCAATTAATGAAGAACTGGAGATCGTCAACGCCGAACTCCGTAATAAAGTCGAAGAACTCGATACGGCTAATAACGATATTCAGAATTTATTTAAAAGTACGCAAATTGCGACGATTTTTCTGGATTCAATACTGCGAATTAAACGGTTTACGCCAGATGCAACGCGATTGTTTCATCTGATTGGGACAGATATCGGACGACCGATTACGGATATTTCAATTGCTTCGGATATTGAGTTAAATATTGCGGCTGAGGTGCGCGAGGTGCTGCGAACCTTGATACCGAGCGAGTATGAGGTACAGCTTGGGGAGCGGAACACGGTCTATAAAATGCGGATCTTGCCTTATCGAACGCTGGAAAATGCGATCGACGGCGTTGTTCTAACCTTTGTCGATGTTACCAACCTGCGACAGGCGCGCGATCGAGCGGAAAGATGGGCGCATCGCCAGAGCGCGATCGCCGAACTCGGCAGCTATGCTTTACAGGAAAACAATGCAGCCGCCATTTGCGAACGCACGACCCAAATTGTCTGTCAAACTCTCAAATCAAACCTTTGTAGCCTATTTGTGCTTCAAGCCGATTCTCCTGACGAGTTGTTGCTGCAAAGTGGCAGTGGTTGGCCGGCAGAGAGTATTGGCAGTGTCAGAATGAGTGCTTCTAACTCTCATGCTGGCTATACGCTGGCCGTTAAGCATCCTGTGAGTGTAGAGGATTTCGCTCGAGAGTCCCGGTTTACTGAATCGGAAGCGCTGCGGCAGCACAATATCGTCAGCGGGATTAGCGCGATTATCTATGGCAGTGTTGACATCCTCACCGGGCTAAAGCCACGGTGA